The Lactuca sativa cultivar Salinas chromosome 2, Lsat_Salinas_v11, whole genome shotgun sequence genome includes the window CATCCTTCTCTTAAACTCAACAACTAGTTCTTCACTTGAACCTGTCACAATCAGGTCGTCCATATAGACCCCGACAATCAACGACCTGTTTGACTTTTGGATTTTATACACAACATATTCCTGTGGACATCTCTGGAATCCCATTTCTTTTAATGTTTTATCAAGCCTATCATTCCATGACCTTGGAGCCTGACGTAGGCCATAGAGGGCCTTGTTCAACCTGTACACCATGTTCTCCTTTCCTGCGATAACAAAACCGGTTGGTTGTGTGACATACACTTCTTCTTGTAGAATCCCATTTAAGAAGGCTGATTTTACATCCAAATGATGAACCTTCCATCCTTCACTTGCAGCCAAAGTCAAGAAGGTCCGTATTGTTTCCAAACGTGCCACTATAGCGAAAGCTTCATCGAAATCGACATCCTTTTGCTGTACATATCCCTTTGCTACGATTCTTGCCTTGTATTTGGTTACTTTCCCCTCCGCATCCTTCTTCAATTTAAACACCCACTTCAGCCCTATTGCCTTATGCCCTTTGGGGGGGTGGGTTAGTCTCCAAGTTTCGTTCTTTTCAACAGATTCCAGCTCCTGTTTCATTGCGGTTCTCCATTATTTGTCACCTGAAGCTTCTTCATACGTGGTGGGTTCTTCACCTGCATACATCAGGACTTTCGAATCTTCTTGCAGGGCTTGCgtttcttcatatatatatatatatatatatatatatatatatatatatatatatatatatatatatatatatatatacccgaaAGCCACGAATTGGGGTGTCGTCATATGTTTCCCTGGGAACTTCGTCTGATGATGGAGATAAGGTATCCACAATTAAGTTTGGTGATACGTTTCCAGCTTGTAATTGACCATGTGATGTCGATTGTGAGTGACTTTCGTTTGACTGTGGATTAGGGCTTCCATTCTCAACTTGTGTTGGATCGAATTCTCCCACATTCTCTTGGGCTACTCCTTCATTAGGAAATCTAACCCAATTGTTGCTTAAAATTGGGCCTTCATCTTGGACCTTAGCCTAGTCCCACTTTCTCTTTTCTTCGAATACAACGTCTCTTGTTACACATTTTTTTTCAGGGCAATATAAACGAAATGCCTTGCTTccttcctcgtttcccaaatacACCAGTTTCTCACTCCTATCGCTCAATTTTGTGAGCTTGTTTGTTGGCATCTTTGCGTGAGCGACACAGCCAAACACTCTAAATTGTTCAAGTGTGGGTTTCTTCCCCTGTATGCCTTCATACGGAGTCACATCTTTCACTCCTCTTGTCGGGACTCCATTTAGAATCTGCACAGCGTGGTGAACGGCTTCCCCCCAAAGTGTTTCTGGGACGTCCACTGCTTTCAACAAAGACCTAGTGACTTCAAGGATTGTGCGATTCTGGCGTTCTACTACCCCATTCTGTTGAGGGGAGTAGGGCGCGGTTAATTGCCTCTTGATTCCTTCCTGATTGCAAAACTTAGTGAATTCATTTGACGTGAATTCACCACCACGATCAGTGTGCAACATTTTTAGCTTGTATTTCCCTTCACTTTCTACTCGATTCTTGAACCTCTTGAAGGTAGTGAGAGTTTCACTTTTGGCTAGCATCGACACCCTCATGTACCTGCTGTAGTCATCTACAATGAGGAGAAAGTATTGATTACCAGCTAGTGTTTGGGGAGTTATAGGACCGCATAAATCTGCATGAATCAATTCAAGTGGAGAGCTTGCACATCACTCTGCTTCTTTCGGGAACGGATATCGGGTCTGTTTGGCAACTAAACATCCCTCACAGATCTGTGTGGGATGGTGAATTCTTGGCACTCCCCGCACCATGTCCTTTACCACCATAGACTTGATCACACTAAAGTTTACGTGACCCAATCTTGCGTGCCACAACCATGCCGTATCATCTAAGCTCGCACTAAGGCACACAGGTTGTGTTGTATGCAAGACAATCTTGTACAAACTGTTCTTTGAACGTTGTACCTTCATTATTAACCTATTGCTGGCATCATGAACCCTTAAGAATTCATGAAGCATCTCGATCTTGTATCCCACTTCTGTAATCTGTCATAGGCTAAGTATATTACTTTGTAAGGCTGGGATGTAATATACCTCAGAGATGACTTGTTGCTCTCCATTTTTACATTCCAAGAGAATTGTACCCCTTCCTTTGATCTGAAATTTGGATCCGTCCCCAAAACGCACCTGCCCTGTTACTCTTTCACCAAGTTCTGCAAAGTACTCATGCACCCCTGTCATGTGGTTACTGGCCCCATTATCCAAGTACCATGTATCCTTCTCATTCTCTTTTGTTGCTGGGAACACATTGTCTTCATTAAGCAATACCCAGTTATCTGTATCTTCACCCCAGACAGTTAATAAAAGAGCATGTTCTTCTTCATGTACctgtatgagattgacatcaaCCTCCTTCCTCTTAGGATTGGGGCATTCTGATGCATAGTGTCCAAACACATCACAGTTGAAGCACTTTACGTGATTCTTGTCTCTTCCTTTTCCTTGACCATTGTCTTGTGATTGTTGGTGATTTCCCCGACCACCTCTACCCCTTGAGCCTCCTTTTCCACCACGATAACCTCCTCGACCTCCCCTCTCGTTGTGAAATGAGTCACGGCCTCTTCCTGCTGAGTTGGTGGAGTTTTTGTTTGACTTTTGACCCATTTGCCCTTCTGACCGGGTGAGTAGTAGACCAACTTCAGCTTTGGTGGTTTCGGTATGACTTCTCAACCGATCCTCATAAGCTTTGAGTCTTCCTATAGCTTCTTCAAATGGCATGGTATCCAAATCTGAATATTGTTCGATGGAGGCTACAAGTTGTAGATACTTTTCTGGGACAGAATCAAGCAACTTCCTCACCAAAGTGTTGTCTTCTATTGTTGCACCGAGACTGGTGTATTTTGAGTTAATCCCAATCAACTTTCCTGCGAACTCATCTATTGACTCTCCTTCCTTCATCCTCAGTGCATCAAACTCACTCTTGAGTGAGTGCAATCTTGCCTTTTGCACTCGATCTGCACCCAGGTACCGAATTTTCAaagattcccacacttcttttGCAGTTTTCTTCTTGGCTACCTGCATGAGAATATCCTCTGGTATTGCTTGGAAAATATAGGCCCGTGTCATCTTGTTCTTCCTCTCATCCACAGTCACTCCGGCTATTGGTTCTATGGATTCCCAAACACCTTGAGCATCCATAATGGCCTCCATCTTGATTGCCCATGTGGTATAGGTTGTTGAAGTCAGCAATGGACACTGGAACGACACCCCACCGTTATCTTTTGTGACCTGATGGCTAGAACTCGTCATGTTACTATATCTAATATATTTTGGCATAAAAtggaaggctctgataccaagtgttgGTGCAGGCCCCTGTTATGATAAAAACGTATACCCAAATAAAGCAAAACACAGAGTTGCAGGGAAAAGATTCTCAGGTTTTCTTCTTCTTATTTTTGATGATAAAACAAGAAACTTACAAAGCTTTAAATAATAAACAAAGGGAAAAAACTGCTAAGCTAAAAACTAAAAAATGTGTGCTCATAACTAGGTGGCAACTAAGCCACTTATTCCTATTGACAAGGTCAATTAAAGACCAGGTCAAAATTACTTTTTTCTCCACACCTTTAACGCctgcttcttctttttttttttttttttttgctaaaaacgCAAGTGTGGGTGTTGCCCACACCGACCAGCCTTATAGGTGATATTCACTTGTTCGTTTTAGACATACAAGGGTCGAGAGGTTGAGACCCCGTAGACCatcactattttcttctttgaACATGACCTTTTCATGTGAAATTTGAATAGAAAAAATCAAATGCTTCAAATCAACTCATTTTTGGTTGGTTTATTCGGTCCAACTATGTACAGTATTTGGACAATTTGTTTTATAAAGTTACATCAATCAACGTTGTAAGTTTTTTCGATCACAAAAGCCTAAAATGAAAGATATGTGCTTCTATTCTCTAACTTTCACACAAacattttattgttattttataaaCAGTAACTTGAAGCTTGAGAGATTTGGTTATGATCGATGTTAGTATTAATTGGAGTCATATATGATGAATAACTCtattaatatacatatatacatgtatatattttGCTTTTTGTTAGATTGTATGGTCACTCTCACTCCAAAGTCAAatagttttcaagtatgaatacttgaAGAGCAATACCCCACACATGCATGACATGAATGGTCAAACAAAGCCCCTTTAATTGAATCAATTGTAAATATCTTCCCTCTATAATCTTTTTGTTTTTCAAACGACAGTTATGTATTGATTCCACATTCCACTACTACATGTCTGAAATTGGTCGTTAAACTCAACTTGTGCCATGCTACTGATATTCTTTAGAACAAAATAACACTCTTGTGAAGAAATGAAaagtatatatataatcattttaCCATTTGATAGTTGGTAGTAAAGTATGTGATAAATTATATgcaattaataatttaaaattgatatttgattcaaaaaaaaaatcacattgaTACCATCAATCCACCATATTGACCACACAATTAAAAGAATATGCACAAGTCTATTAAAAATGCGAAATCTAGGAGAAGCAAATAGAAGAAGGACTATTTTTGTGCTTTATCATTTTTAGTGATTATATCAAAGAGAATAGGCCAAGTCTAAGGGGTCTAATGTAAATATTGGAAGCAATGACGCAAGAGGGCATAGGCGGCCGCAGCCCGTATTActtctattaaaaaaataaataaataaataagtcaaatatTGTTGATTTTGTAGTTTTGACAATGATTTGAtcgtttaaaacaattttttcataTACTTTTATGTTCAATAGTTAGAATAAAAATAATGCCGAATAAACATACAATTATTTCTTGATAATAAGACAAAATAATTATGAACAATAATCAAAGTTAATGACATAAAATGATGGTCACCATgggacaaaaataataataagggtTTAATGATTACCCAAAGCATGTATCTTTGATGTTCGAAAACAAAGTTAtcgtatttttttttgtttgataaaGAATAATATTTATTGCATCACGTTGATTCAGTTTTGATAATAATTACTTTGTATGAGATGTCTAATTGGGACAAGGAACAACTCAATAAAAAAACAATTGAGACGTATATGTTGTTAATCATATCAAGTTATCAACCACTCTTGATAATTTTCGttaattaatctaattaaaaCTTGAATGCAAATGatacaattaatataattataattactATATAAATACGAAtatcttttcttttctcaaacttGTAATGCTAACATCTCTTTTACGTCactttaatttaatatatatctatgcataaaagtatgaaatgaatTAATCTTGTTGTGGAATGGAATATTAGATTTGCTCAAGTTTTAATAagattttcagtttttttttcttttcattgtgAAAGTAGAAATATTTATAAATCACATCCTTGTAATTAGAAATAATTTGGGGTTActttattttgattttgaaatgttGATTTATTCACAACACCTACCAACAAACGATAGATTTGTCTTTTACAACTGATCGTTTAAATAATGTAATTTGTAGGTGATAAAACTTCTCTTGTTACAATGTGAGATGTTCTGGTGGGTGGCTTTGCATAATTACCTAACTAGtacatataaaagcataaaatattaACTATTAATACATGTGAGTATTTCCAACAGAagctataaatattaaataaattaacAGTTTAACTTCACTTTTTTTGGTACAGCTCCTTACTAGGAAAGAACATGACCACGACtgaaattttgtcttttttttttttttttttttttttattattatattcaaactTTGATGGATTAATTATTCAAACAACTTGATACATATTGGAACTCAAACCGTACAAAACTCTTTATACTTTTAAGATGGTTAAAGACAAAATAAATAACACCTATAAAAttgaattaaatattattattttttagtaTTGAACTCATCTCATGTAGGAGATTATTAAGGCTAAAGAGTTCAACAACTTCTTTTACTTTCTTCTTCATGTTGTCTAAACTATAAAGAGTCAAACCTTGACCACTTCCTTTTTGTTCATACTGAAATTGTATGAAATTCCTGATTTTTTGAATAGTTGACCAAAACtgtagaaaaaaaaatagaacatTTGAATCGTTCTTTACTGAATCTATGTCGCAGGAGATACGTTCTACTTCTATTCTAGAGAAAACAATACAATAATTAACTTTTAGGCTTTACTTTCATTCAACAAAACAAAATGATGATAACACGTcatattctaaattaattcttcatcaatcaACGATTCAATTTAATCTAGAACTTTTCCTTATCCAAGAAAACTTAAACCAATTTTCcctatattcttttaatatttagACAATGAGCCCATGATTCTTTCATTCATTCCAATATACTTACCCAAAACAAAACAATTACAAGACTAGAAGCATATAGATTAAATAAAAACTAGCAATTTCAAACTATTAATATGGGAAATAAATCTTAACAACAACTTGTACATaaaggaaaatatttttgataaatttacccatggaaataatatttaataatgaTAAACCGAATTCCAGTTATTTCTGTCTTTTCCtgtcatcttcctcttcatcagAATCACCATGCTCGCGAAAACGTGGGTTTTTCTCCTGTTTTAATAAACATAAATGatcataatttaaaaaaaaaaaaaaattgttttaattatcATACAAAACAAAATTCATTTTTACCTGTTTGGAATCAAAATCAGAGTTTCTTCGAGTTTCATTTTCAGAATTCCTCTTGGCCACATCGGGCCCACGTCTATCTCGATCATCATCACGGTATCTCTTCCTTTGATAatctaatatttttttatatataattaaatacaaaaaatatatataaataaaaaaatatactttattaattaaataccTCCTCTGCCATGCCTGTGACCACCTCCCCCATACCCAtgaccacctcctcctcctcctcctccatgtCTTCCATCTAATttcacaaaacacaaaataataaattttccatattaaataaaataaaaaataaaataaataaaattgtgaaCTTACAGTTGGCAGCCATGGGAGGTGGCTGAAAAGATCCCAATGATCCAACCCCATAATCAACAACCTGCCTTTGTTCTTCTAATTCTTTTTGAACCAATTTTCCATAACCACCCCTATGTTTGACCAGTCAAGGAAACCTCAACCAAAATTCCATCTACTTATGTACTCTTCACTTAATATAAAGGGTAATATGGTAATTTAGTCTCTCATCCAGACCCTTGTCTGAATTAGAGCAAACGACCgttttacccttacattccatAAAACAAACTTCATAACAAATTTTAACATGAGAGGAGAAGGGCAAATAGGTAAAATTAACTCATTAAGTAAAAAAAGAAAAGGATATCAGGATCATAATCAGTTCGATATTCATCTCTAACTTGTCCACCACTACGCCCACGTCCCCATTGTCTTCCATCCTGAAACCCCCAATCAAAATCAACACGAATAGGCCGATCATCAAGAATTGTCCCACTTATGTATTTCACTGAATCTTCAGTGTCTTCCCTAGAATAGTAcctgatgttttttttttaaaaaaaaaaaaaagaaaaaggtaAAACTTtattaactaaaatataaaatcatttatgatttGTAAGGTGAAAAGATTATATTACATGATGAAGCAGAAGCCACatggtgtttttgtgttcttGTCTAAACCCATGACAATCTTTTTGATTTCTCCAGCACGAGAGAAGAGCTCATAAAGTTGTTCTTCAGTGGTGTAGAAAGACATGTTGCCAATGTATACAGTTGTTGAAGTTTGGAGTGCGTGTTCATATTCTTCTTGTGTTCCTGGAAACCTTCTGTCACGATATGCTGAAATCTTTGTTGGATCCTATAACATGGGTAATCAATACAATGGACACTCATAACTCATCCAAATAGTCGTAATTTAGTAATAG containing:
- the LOC111916394 gene encoding nuclear cap-binding protein subunit 2 is translated as MALLFKDPTKISAYRDRRFPGTQEEYEHALQTSTTVYIGNMSFYTTEEQLYELFSRAGEIKKIVMGLDKNTKTPCGFCFIMYYSREDTEDSVKYISGTILDDRPIRVDFDWGFQDGRQWGRGRSGGQVRDEYRTDYDPDRGGYGKLVQKELEEQRQVVDYGVGSLGSFQPPPMAANYGRHGGGGGGGGHGYGGGGHRHGRGDYQRKRYRDDDRDRRGPDVAKRNSENETRRNSDFDSKQEKNPRFREHGDSDEEEDDRKRQK